DNA from Planctomycetota bacterium:
AAGCCGGACGGCACCGTCGAAACCCGCACGTCCGCACATTGGTACGTCCAATGGAAAGACGCCAACGGCCGCACACAGCGGCGGAAGGGATACACCGACCGGGCGGCAACTCGGCAACTGGCGGCCAAGCTCGAACGCGAGCAGGCCCGCAGTGAAGTTGGCATGACCGACCCGTACGCCGAACATCGGCACCGGGACATCCGCGAGCACCTGGCCGACTACCTCGACCATCTCGACACGGTCGGCCGGTCGGCCAGCTACCGCGAGCTCGCCGAGCAGCGCGTGGGGATCATCCTCGACGGCACCGGCTGGCTCACCCTCGACAAGGTCAACGCCGACGACTTCCTCACCTGGCGGACACGCCGGGCGCGGAACGGCTCGACCAACGGGAAGGGGATCAAGCCGGGGGCCAAGCCGTCGGCCCGGACCCTGAACCATTTCCGCGACTCGATCCGCGCGTTCCTGAACTGGTGCGTGTCGGTGAAGCGGATGCCGGCCAACCCGCTGGCGGGGATCCCCGCGGTGGAGGGGCCGGAGAAGGTGAAGCGCCGGGCCATGACCGAGGCCGAGATCACCGCGCTGCTCACCGGCTGCCCGGATGATCGACGCTTTGCGTGGATGTTTCTGCTGCTCACCGGTCTGCGGTGCCGAGAGGCAGCGGCCCTCGAATGGCAGGACGTCCGGCTCATGGCCACCCGGCCTTACCTGCAACTGCGGCAGGAGACGACCAAGGCCCGCCGTGCCGATCGGGTGTGGCTCCGCCCGGAGCTTGTCGCCACGCTGCGAGAGAAGGCCCAGGGCAGCCCGAAGCCATCGGCCAAGGTGTGTTCCCGCACTTCCCGTCGTTGAAGCTGTGGAAGGCCGACCTGCGGCGTGCTGGCGTGGCGTACGTCGACGACGCCGGCCGACAGGTCGACCGTCATGCAACCCGCACCACGCTCGGCACGATGCTGCAGAAGGCCGGGGTGTCACCGCGGGCTGCCCAAGACGTGCTGC
Protein-coding regions in this window:
- a CDS encoding tyrosine-type recombinase/integrase gives rise to the protein MNIIKRRRKVTKPDGTVETRTSAHWYVQWKDANGRTQRRKGYTDRAATRQLAAKLEREQARSEVGMTDPYAEHRHRDIREHLADYLDHLDTVGRSASYRELAEQRVGIILDGTGWLTLDKVNADDFLTWRTRRARNGSTNGKGIKPGAKPSARTLNHFRDSIRAFLNWCVSVKRMPANPLAGIPAVEGPEKVKRRAMTEAEITALLTGCPDDRRFAWMFLLLTGLRCREAAALEWQDVRLMATRPYLQLRQETTKARRADRVWLRPELVATLREKAQGSPKPSAKVCSRTSRR
- a CDS encoding tyrosine-type recombinase/integrase; the protein is MKLWKADLRRAGVAYVDDAGRQVDRHATRTTLGTMLQKAGVSPRAAQDVLRHASMSQTLRHYTDADAFDVAAAVDALPDLTGNGDVSNPEKLSSRAANA